Part of the Prevotella communis genome is shown below.
ACAAGGATGAGCATCCTGGCTATCAGGTCATATCATATGTGAATACTACAGCAGCTGTGAAAGCATTGACAGATGTGGTAGTAACGAGTGGTAATGCCAAGAAAGTAGTAGATCAGTTGCCTAAGGATGGTAAATTCATCTTTGGTCCTGACTATAACCTGGGTAATTACATCAATGAAGTAACAGGCCGGCAGATGTTGCTCTGGAATGGTGGCTGTCATGTACACGAACGCTTCTCTGTGAATAAAATCCTGGAGTTGAAGAAACAGTATCCTGATGCCGTTGTGATGGCACATCTGGAGTGTAAGGGTCCTGTACTTGCTTTAGCTGATATAAAGGGCTCTACGGCCACAATGCTTACCTATGCACAGAATTCTTCAGAGAAGCAGTTTATCGTGGCTACAGAGGCCGGAATCCTGCACGAGATGCAGCGTAGCTGTCCTGACAAGGAATTTATCCCTGTACCGCCAGAAATAAGCGAGAGCGGCCTGGAATGCAGTTGTAACGAGTGTCAGTACATGAAGATGAACACGCTGCTGAAGATCTACAACACCCTGAAGTATGAATGGCCTCAGATTGAAGTGGATCCAAAGATAGCAAAAGATGCTGTGAAACCTATAGAGAGAATGCTGGAACTTAGCTAAGTATGTCTGTGCCTGTATCTAAAAGAGTTGAATGGCTCTCATTTCTTCGAGGACTTAATATTCTATTAGTTGTCATGTTTCATGTTCAACTAATAGATATGTCGACTGGACTAAATCATCAGTTTTGTAGCGATATATCGTATCCTTTTAATCCTTTAAGAATGCCATTGTTTATTTTCTGTTCAGGTGGATTACTATATCTTAGTAGAATATCAAAAAACTGGAGTGTAAAATCGTTGTATATTGATAAGGCAAAAAGAATTTTTATACCATTCATTTTCTTTTCTTTTATCTATTATTTTCTAAAATTACTAGTCAATAAATATGTAAAGACTCAGGTTGACTTTTCGCTTGGTAATTTCTTAGAGTCATTCATTATCTTCGAAGGTCATCCTACTGCTCCTTTATGGTTTCTCGCTACCTTAATGACGTTAATGCTGATGTATCCGCTTTTTCGTTTTTTATGTAATAAAGTTTTTTATGTAGTGTCTTTCTTTCTTTTTTGTGTAGTTTTTTATTATATTGACTTAACCTCACTTTTACCATATAATTTTTTCTATATTCTTAAAATAAACCATTATCTGATATATTTTTTCTTTGGAATTTTTTTCTTTAGGTTAAAAATCTATCAATTCATTGATAATTGGTATTATCTTTTTATTTTTATTACGCTTTATATTATTACTTATTATTATCATATAGATTTACTTTGTTCGATATTAGGCATTCTGTGGATGATATCCATGTCAATGATTGTTTCAGGGTATATTCCAAATTTGTTAAGTTCTTATAGGGAATACATTTATCAGATTTATCTGTTATCATTACCTTTTCAAGCTTTTGTAGAACTTATATTATGGAAAAAAATCTTTTATTGTGAATCTTTTTTCCTTGTTTTTTATATTCTTAGTATACTTATTGGTTTG
Proteins encoded:
- the nadA gene encoding quinolinate synthase NadA; this encodes MLLKTEWTKQGFIDEAVAEGTDLKAEIRKLCKEKGAIILAHYYTVGDIQDIADFVGDSLALARKAAETDAKMMVMCGVHFMAETCKLLSPDKVVLCPDLNAGCSLADSCKAEDLKKYKDEHPGYQVISYVNTTAAVKALTDVVVTSGNAKKVVDQLPKDGKFIFGPDYNLGNYINEVTGRQMLLWNGGCHVHERFSVNKILELKKQYPDAVVMAHLECKGPVLALADIKGSTATMLTYAQNSSEKQFIVATEAGILHEMQRSCPDKEFIPVPPEISESGLECSCNECQYMKMNTLLKIYNTLKYEWPQIEVDPKIAKDAVKPIERMLELS
- a CDS encoding acyltransferase family protein; translation: MSVPVSKRVEWLSFLRGLNILLVVMFHVQLIDMSTGLNHQFCSDISYPFNPLRMPLFIFCSGGLLYLSRISKNWSVKSLYIDKAKRIFIPFIFFSFIYYFLKLLVNKYVKTQVDFSLGNFLESFIIFEGHPTAPLWFLATLMTLMLMYPLFRFLCNKVFYVVSFFLFCVVFYYIDLTSLLPYNFFYILKINHYLIYFFFGIFFFRLKIYQFIDNWYYLFIFITLYIITYYYHIDLLCSILGILWMISMSMIVSGYIPNLLSSYREYIYQIYLLSLPFQAFVELILWKKIFYCESFFLVFYILSILIGLFVPVLISKAVEKTNIKYMKMCFGLK